A section of the Lutra lutra chromosome 3, mLutLut1.2, whole genome shotgun sequence genome encodes:
- the B3GNT7 gene encoding UDP-GlcNAc:betaGal beta-1,3-N-acetylglucosaminyltransferase 7 isoform X2: MKKTVYKSVCLSLALLVAVTVFQRSLTPHQFLQEPPPPTWEPQKAQNPSGHLVNPNSFWKNPKDVAAPTPMAPRGPQTWDVSTTNCSANLNLTHQPWFQGLEPHFRQFLTYRHCRYFPMLLNHPEKCRGTVYLLVVVKSVITQHDRREAIRQTWGLEQELGSRGAVRTLFLLGTASKQEERAHYQQLLAYEDRLYGDILQWDFLDSFFNLTLKEIHFLKWFDIYCPHVQFIFKGDDDVFVNPTNLLEFLADRQPQEDLFVGDVLQHARPIRKKDNKYYIPGVLYSKPSYPPYAGGGGFLMAGGLARRLHRACDTLELYPIDDVFLGMCLEVLSVQPTAHEGFKTFGISRNRNSRMNKEPCFFRSMLVVHKLLPAELLAMWGLVHGNLTCARKLQVL; encoded by the exons AT gaaGAAAACAGTCTACAAGAGCGTGTGCCTGTCCCTGGCCCTGCTTGTGGCCGTAACAGTATTCCAGCGCAGTCTAACCCCCCACCAGTTTCTGCAAGAGCCCCCACCGCCCACCTGGGAGCCACAGAAGGCCCAGAACCCCAGTGGACACCTGGTGAACCCCAACAGCTTCTGGAAGAACCCCAAGGATGTGGCTGCACCCACGCCCATGGCCCCGCGAGGGCCCCAGACTTGGGACGTCAGCACCACTAACTGCTCAGCCAACCTCAACCTGACCCACCAGCCCTGGTTCCAGGGCCTGGAGCCCCATTTCCGGCAGTTTCTGACCTACCGGCACTGCCGCTACTTCCCCATGCTGCTGAACCACCCGGAGAAGTGCCGTGGCACTGTCTACCTGCTGGTGGTGGTCAAGTCGGTCATCACGCAGCACGACCGCCGTGAGGCCATCCGCCAGACCTGGGGcctggagcaggagctggggagccGCGGCGCTGTGCGCACCCTCTTCCTGCTGGGCACCGCCTCCAAGCAAGAGGAGCGCGCCCACTACCAGCAGCTGCTGGCCTACGAAGACCGGCTGTACGGCGACATCCTGCAGTGGGACTTCCTGGACAGCTTCTTCAACCTGACCCTCAAGGAGATCCACTTCCTCAAGTGGTTTGACATCTACTGCCCCCATGTCCAGTTCATCTTCAAGGGCGACGACGACGTCTTTGTCAACCCCACCAACCTGCTGGAGTTTCTGGCCGACCGGCAGCCGCAGGAGGACCTGTTCGTGGGTGATGTCCTGCAGCATGCCCGGCCCATCCGCAAGAAAGACAACAAGTACTACATCCCGGGGGTCCTGTACAGCAAGCCCAGCTACCCGCCGTACGCTGGCGGGGGCGGCTTCCTCATGGCCGGCGGCCTGGCCCGGCGCCTGCACCGCGCCTGCGACACCCTGGAGCTGTACCCCATCGACGACGTCTTCCTGGGCATGTGTCTGGAGGTGCTGAGCGTGCAGCCCACGGCCCACGAGGGCTTCAAGACGTTCGGCATCTCCCGGAACCGCAACAGCCGCATGAACAAGGAGCCCTGCTTCTTCCGCTCCATGCTGGTGGTGCACAAGCTGCTGCCCGCCGAGCTGCTGGCCATGTGGGGGCTGGTGCACGGCAACCTCACCTGCGCCCGCAAGCTGCAGGTGCTCTGA
- the B3GNT7 gene encoding UDP-GlcNAc:betaGal beta-1,3-N-acetylglucosaminyltransferase 7 isoform X1, translating into MSLWKKTVYKSVCLSLALLVAVTVFQRSLTPHQFLQEPPPPTWEPQKAQNPSGHLVNPNSFWKNPKDVAAPTPMAPRGPQTWDVSTTNCSANLNLTHQPWFQGLEPHFRQFLTYRHCRYFPMLLNHPEKCRGTVYLLVVVKSVITQHDRREAIRQTWGLEQELGSRGAVRTLFLLGTASKQEERAHYQQLLAYEDRLYGDILQWDFLDSFFNLTLKEIHFLKWFDIYCPHVQFIFKGDDDVFVNPTNLLEFLADRQPQEDLFVGDVLQHARPIRKKDNKYYIPGVLYSKPSYPPYAGGGGFLMAGGLARRLHRACDTLELYPIDDVFLGMCLEVLSVQPTAHEGFKTFGISRNRNSRMNKEPCFFRSMLVVHKLLPAELLAMWGLVHGNLTCARKLQVL; encoded by the exons ATGTCTCTGTG gaaGAAAACAGTCTACAAGAGCGTGTGCCTGTCCCTGGCCCTGCTTGTGGCCGTAACAGTATTCCAGCGCAGTCTAACCCCCCACCAGTTTCTGCAAGAGCCCCCACCGCCCACCTGGGAGCCACAGAAGGCCCAGAACCCCAGTGGACACCTGGTGAACCCCAACAGCTTCTGGAAGAACCCCAAGGATGTGGCTGCACCCACGCCCATGGCCCCGCGAGGGCCCCAGACTTGGGACGTCAGCACCACTAACTGCTCAGCCAACCTCAACCTGACCCACCAGCCCTGGTTCCAGGGCCTGGAGCCCCATTTCCGGCAGTTTCTGACCTACCGGCACTGCCGCTACTTCCCCATGCTGCTGAACCACCCGGAGAAGTGCCGTGGCACTGTCTACCTGCTGGTGGTGGTCAAGTCGGTCATCACGCAGCACGACCGCCGTGAGGCCATCCGCCAGACCTGGGGcctggagcaggagctggggagccGCGGCGCTGTGCGCACCCTCTTCCTGCTGGGCACCGCCTCCAAGCAAGAGGAGCGCGCCCACTACCAGCAGCTGCTGGCCTACGAAGACCGGCTGTACGGCGACATCCTGCAGTGGGACTTCCTGGACAGCTTCTTCAACCTGACCCTCAAGGAGATCCACTTCCTCAAGTGGTTTGACATCTACTGCCCCCATGTCCAGTTCATCTTCAAGGGCGACGACGACGTCTTTGTCAACCCCACCAACCTGCTGGAGTTTCTGGCCGACCGGCAGCCGCAGGAGGACCTGTTCGTGGGTGATGTCCTGCAGCATGCCCGGCCCATCCGCAAGAAAGACAACAAGTACTACATCCCGGGGGTCCTGTACAGCAAGCCCAGCTACCCGCCGTACGCTGGCGGGGGCGGCTTCCTCATGGCCGGCGGCCTGGCCCGGCGCCTGCACCGCGCCTGCGACACCCTGGAGCTGTACCCCATCGACGACGTCTTCCTGGGCATGTGTCTGGAGGTGCTGAGCGTGCAGCCCACGGCCCACGAGGGCTTCAAGACGTTCGGCATCTCCCGGAACCGCAACAGCCGCATGAACAAGGAGCCCTGCTTCTTCCGCTCCATGCTGGTGGTGCACAAGCTGCTGCCCGCCGAGCTGCTGGCCATGTGGGGGCTGGTGCACGGCAACCTCACCTGCGCCCGCAAGCTGCAGGTGCTCTGA